A single window of Microbispora hainanensis DNA harbors:
- a CDS encoding PP2C family protein-serine/threonine phosphatase — protein sequence MVVATTPRAVLAASFTPGETAVPEVKRFTREVMTAWAAMSVYPQAERLVGELVADAVGAPFEVVWLHHGESVQIEVREKADGHDFGPPADAITWGVTFTSSLRTRWARLELPGGEPVQSDEWLLEAAHGPGWLGFLADASDLLAGTLNPDMVPAIIAQIVVPRLASWCAVYTDQDGMGELRPAYLWHADETQIDPMRDELEEIALPGDDDPAVLPMSDWQALAYPLTARGRRLGVMCLGRRDRFPDEAMQIAEDLSRRAALALDNARLYAQQAAANRALQRSLLPPDEPTTPGLDFHVIYEPAGENNEVGGDFYDLFPIADGVWRFAIGDVCGTGPEAAAVTGLARHTLRLLAREGYGVAAVVGRLNQAILEEGERARFLTLLHGQITVVPEGLDIRLVSAGHPEALRLRPNGIVEVVASPQSLLGVFPEAKFQEDNLRLTPGDVLLGVTDGVTERRAGDRLLDDDGGLAKLLAECVDLSARAVAERIRRAVQDFAPEPSADDLAILVLRAP from the coding sequence ATGGTGGTGGCGACTACCCCTCGAGCCGTCCTCGCGGCGTCCTTCACGCCGGGCGAGACGGCCGTACCCGAAGTAAAGCGGTTCACGCGCGAGGTGATGACCGCGTGGGCCGCGATGTCCGTGTATCCCCAAGCCGAGCGCCTGGTGGGCGAACTGGTCGCGGACGCCGTCGGCGCGCCCTTCGAGGTCGTGTGGCTCCACCACGGCGAGTCCGTCCAGATAGAGGTGCGGGAGAAGGCGGACGGCCACGACTTCGGGCCGCCGGCCGACGCGATCACGTGGGGCGTCACCTTCACCTCGTCGTTGCGCACCCGCTGGGCCCGCCTGGAGCTGCCGGGCGGGGAGCCGGTGCAGAGCGACGAGTGGCTGCTGGAGGCCGCGCACGGCCCCGGCTGGCTGGGCTTCCTCGCCGACGCGAGCGACCTGCTCGCGGGCACGCTCAACCCGGACATGGTCCCGGCGATCATCGCCCAGATCGTGGTGCCCCGCCTGGCGAGCTGGTGCGCCGTCTACACCGACCAGGACGGGATGGGGGAGCTGCGGCCCGCCTACCTCTGGCACGCGGACGAGACCCAGATCGACCCCATGCGCGACGAGCTGGAGGAGATCGCGCTGCCGGGCGACGACGACCCCGCCGTGCTGCCGATGAGCGACTGGCAGGCGCTCGCCTACCCGCTGACCGCCCGGGGGCGGCGGCTCGGCGTGATGTGCCTCGGCCGGCGCGACCGCTTCCCCGACGAGGCCATGCAGATCGCCGAGGACCTCAGCAGGCGCGCGGCGCTCGCGCTCGACAACGCCCGCCTGTACGCGCAGCAGGCGGCGGCCAACCGGGCGCTGCAGCGCAGTCTCCTGCCGCCCGACGAGCCCACGACCCCCGGGCTCGACTTCCACGTCATCTACGAGCCGGCCGGGGAGAACAACGAGGTCGGCGGGGACTTCTACGACCTGTTCCCGATCGCCGACGGGGTCTGGCGCTTCGCGATCGGCGACGTCTGCGGCACCGGACCCGAGGCCGCCGCGGTCACCGGCCTGGCCCGGCACACGCTGCGGCTGCTGGCCCGCGAGGGGTACGGCGTGGCCGCCGTCGTGGGCCGGCTCAACCAGGCCATCCTGGAGGAGGGGGAGCGCGCCCGCTTCCTGACGCTGCTGCACGGGCAGATCACGGTCGTGCCGGAGGGCCTCGACATCCGCCTCGTCTCGGCCGGGCATCCGGAGGCCCTGCGGCTGCGGCCGAACGGCATCGTGGAGGTCGTCGCCTCGCCGCAGTCGTTGCTCGGGGTGTTCCCCGAGGCGAAGTTCCAGGAGGACAACCTGCGGCTCACCCCCGGCGACGTGCTGCTGGGCGTGACCGACGGGGTGACCGAGCGGCGCGCGGGCGATCGGCTGCTCGACGACGACGGCGGCCTCGCCAAGCTGCTGGCGGAGTGCGTCGATCTGTCCGCCCGCGCGGTGGCCGAGCGCATCCGCCGCGCCGTACAGGACTTCGCGCCCGAGCCGAGCGCCGACGACCTGGCCATCCTCGTCCTGCGCGCGCCCTAG